The proteins below are encoded in one region of Scophthalmus maximus strain ysfricsl-2021 chromosome 4, ASM2237912v1, whole genome shotgun sequence:
- the swap70a gene encoding switch-associated protein 70, translated as MWPREELLKSIWHAFTALDVDHRGKVSKSQLKVLSHNLCTVMKIPHDPVALEEHFKDDDRGPLSNQGYMPYLNRFILDKVREDFDVLEFNKMCWTLCYKKNVCTKHLLITDDDAFKVWAIFNFLSEDKYPLLIIIEEIEYFLRKLLETMGSEWSEDKFADYKLQLNTKNCLTAWELIELVGMGYFSKGMNQQTLSLGINEVFQELILDVLKQGYMMKRGHKRKNWTERWFVLRPNSLSYYVCEDLVEKKGNIILDQNCCVESLPDKDGKKCLFIIKCINKSFEISASDKKKKQEWIQAIQTCIQLLRLGLLSPHREARLRRRELRKRQHAEEEDLVEMMKQLTAANEQKQRQLEAMRKKMEEAAAKEAFEENRRKKTQSDLQDRYRLDLEREKMVRQQMEQQVAQKSSELEQYLQRVRELEDMYHRLEEALEDERQTRQDEEAMRKLQSRLLEEESTKRLELEQIHLQQQRALSQTEVEKQELVAERLAKERELHTATLQLERLEEERKGALEQYEEVSRKLERAANKTKTWKDKVAKHEGLVRLIQPGHKGPQTITNWGPASFTDTELEMRKKAWQERKNQGAQAQ; from the exons ATGTGGCCCCGAGAGGAGCTTCTAAAGTCCATATGGCACGCGTTCACCGCCCTGGACGTGGACCACCGCGGGAAAGTTTCCAAGTCTCAGTTAAAG GTGTTGTCTCACAACCTGTGCACAGTGATGAAGATCCCTCATGACCCTGTGGCCCTTGAAGAACATTTTAAGGATGACGATAGAGGGCCCCTGTCTAACCAAGGCTATATGCCTTATCTCAACAGGTTCATACTTGACAAG GTGCGAGAGGATTTTGACGTACTGGAGTTCAACAAGATGTGCTGGACCCTGTGTTACAAGAAAAATGTCTGCACGAAACACTTACTCATCACAGACGATGATGCTTTCAAAGTGTGGGCCATTTTCAACTTTCTGTCAGAAGACAAATACCCTCTACTCATCATCATTGAAGAG ATCGAGTACTTTCTTCGAAAGCTGTTGGAGACCATGGGGAGTGAATGGAGTGAGGACAAGTTTGCAGATTATaagctgcagctgaacacaAAGAACTGCCTGACTGCCTGGGAGCTGATTGAGCTGGTGGGGATGGGTTACTTCAGCAAGGGAATGAACCAGCAGACCCTGTCCCTGGGCATCAATGAGGTCTTCCAAGAACTCATACTGGATGTGCTCAAACAG GGATACATGATGAAGAGGGGCCACAAAAGGAAGAACTGGACTGAGCGCTGGTTTGTCCTTCGACCCAACTCACTGTCATACTATGTCTGCGAGGATCTtgtggagaagaaaggaaacatCATTCTGGACCAAAACTGCTGTGTGGAG tCACTGCCAGATAAAGATGGGAAGAAGTGCCTCTTTATTATTAAGTGCATCAATAAAAGCTTTGAGATCAGTGCAtcagataagaagaagaagcaggaatgGATTCAAG CTATTCAAACGTGCATCCAGCTGCTTAGGTTGGGGCTCCTGTCTCCTCACCGTGAGGCGCGGCTGAGGCGCCGGGAGCTCCGGAAGAGACAacatgcagaggaggaggacctggTGGAGATGATGAAGCAGCTCACGGCGGCCAAtgagcagaaacagagacagcTGGAGGCCATGAGGAAG AAAATGGAAGAGGCTGCAGCTAAAGAAGCATTTGAggagaacaggaggaagaagactCAGTCAGACCTACAGGATCGCTACAGACTtgacctggagagagagaaaatg gtGCGTCAGCAGAtggagcagcaggtggcgcAGAAGTCCAGTGAACTGGAGCAATACCTGCAGCGTGTCCGGGAGCTGGAGGACATGTACCACAGACTGGAGGAGGCCTTAGAGGACGAGAGGCAGACCAGGCAGGATGAGGAGGCCATGCGAAAACTGCAGTccag gctgctggaggaggagtcaACAAAGAGGTTAGAGCTGGAGCAgatccacctgcagcagcagagggcgctGTCTCAGACTGAGGTGGAGAAGCAGGAGCTGGTGGCGGAACGGCTGGCCAAGGAGAGGGAGCTGCACACAGCCAcgctgcagctggagagactggaggaggaaCGAAAGGGAGCGCTTGAGCAGTATGAG GAGGTGTCGAGGAAGCTTGAGCGAGCAGCTAACAAGACGAAGACTTGGAAAGACAAGGTGGCCAAACATGAAGGGCTGGTGCGTCTCATCCAGCCAG GTCATAAAGGACCTCAGACGATCACCAACTGGGGTCCAGCATCGTTCACTGACACTGAGctggagatgaggaagaaggcGTGGCAGGAGAGAAAGAACCAGGGAGCTCAGGCTCAGTGA